A region from the Acipenser ruthenus chromosome 49, fAciRut3.2 maternal haplotype, whole genome shotgun sequence genome encodes:
- the LOC117966355 gene encoding polypyrimidine tract-binding protein 1-like isoform X1, with protein MDGRLETDLYPMGSGYAAEIDSVHDITVGTKRGSDELFSSCVPNGPYIMSNSAAAANGNDSKKFKGDHRSPGVPSRVIHVRKLPNDVNEAEVISLGLPFGKVTNLLMLKGKNQAFLEMNTEEAAQTMVSYYSSVTPVLRNHPIFIQYSNHKELKTDNSPNQARAQAALQAVNAVQTGNVAMQGTVDTAGLGSQSPVLRIIVENLFYPVTLDVLHQIFSKFGTVLKIITFTKNNQFQALLQYADPLAAQHAKLSLDGQNIYNACCTLRIDFSKLTSLNVKYNNDKSRDYTRPDLPTGDSHPSIDHQSMAAAFAHASPRWPDVGCFFPAGAPGLISASPYGAAGFPSAFAIQQAAGMSMQGVPGALASLGIPGAAAAAAAGRMGFPGLASGHSVLLVSNLNPERVAPQCLFILFGVYGDVIRVKILFNKKENALVQMADSNQAQLAMSHMNGQKLHGKAIRVTLSKHQTVQLPREGQEDQGLTKDFSNSPLHRFKKPGSKNFQNIFPPSATLHLSNIPPSVVEDDLRVLFMSCGAAVKAFKFFQKDRKMALIQMGSVEEAIQSLIEFHNHDLGENHHLRVSFSKSTI; from the exons ATGGACGG cCGTCTAGAGACTGATTTGTATCCTATGGGATCCGGTTACGCTGCTGAAATAGA CAGTGTCCACGATATTACAGTTGGTACAAAG cggGGATCTGACGAACTTTTTTCCTCTTGCGTCCCTAACGGACCCTATATCATGAGCAATTCGGCTGCAGCAG CCAATGGCAACGACAGTAAGAAGTTTAAAGGAGACCACAGAAGTCCTGGGGTTCCCTCGCGTGTGATTCACGTGCGCAAACTTCCCAACGACGTCAATGAAGCCGAGGTCATTTCACTGGGACTGCCCTTCGGTAAAGTCACCAACCTGCTCATGCTCAAAGGAAAGAACCAG GCTTTCCTAGAAATGAACACAGAGGAAGCAGCACAAACGATGGTCAGTTACTACTCTTCAGTGACCCCTGTCCTGAGGAATCACCCCATTTTCATCCAGTACTCCAACCACAAGGAACTCAAGACAGACAATTCTCCTAATCAGGCG AGAGCACAAGCAGCCCTGCAGGCTGTGAACGCTGTCCAGACTGGGAATGTAGCGATGCAAGGCACTGTGGACACTGCTGGATTGGGCAGTCAGAGCCCCGTCCTGCGCATCATTGTAGAGAACCTCTTCTACCCTGTAACGCTGGACGTCCTGCACCAG attTTCTCCAAGTTTGGCACAGTGTTGAAGATAATCACATTTACCAAAAACAACCAGTTTCAGGCTCTCCTTCAGTATGCAGATCCCTTGGCTGCTCAGCATGCTAAACTG TCTCTGGATGGACAGAACATCTACAATGCTTGCTGCACTCTGCGCATTGACTTCTCCAAGCTGACCAGCCTGAATGTGAAATACAATAATGACAAGAGCCGTGACTACACCCGGCCTGACCTCCCGACTGGGGATAGCCATCCCTCCATCGACCATCAGAGCATGGCGGCCGCCTTTG CACATGCTTCTCCCCGCTGGCCTGATGTTGGCTGCTTCTTTCCTGCAGGTGCCCCTGGTCTAATCTCAGCCTCCCCCTATGGAGCTGCTGGGTTCCCATCTGCCTTTGCCATTCAACAGGCTGCAG GCATGTCGATGCAGGGTGTCCCCGGGGCGCTGGCCTCTCTGGGTATCCccggtgctgctgctgctgctgctgctggaagaATGGGCTTCCCTGGCCTCGCCTCGGGTCACTCAGTCCTGCTGGTCAGCAATCTGAACCCTGAG AGAGTTGCGCCCCAATGCCTCTTTATTCTTTTCG gtgTGTATGGCGATGTGATCAGAGTGAAGATCCTGTTCAACAAGAAAGAGAATGCCTTGGTACAGATGGCAGATTCCAATCAGGCTCAGCTGG CAATGAGCCACATGAATGGGCAGAAGCTGCACGGGAAGGCGATCAGGGTGACCCTGTCTAAACACCAGACAGTGCAGCTGCCTAGGGAGGGCCAGGAGGACCAGGGGCTCACCAAGGACTTCAGTAATTCTCCCCTCCACCGCTTCAAGAAGCCAGGCTCCAAGAACTTCCAGAACATCTTCCCTCCCTCTGCCACCCTCCACCTCTCAAACATCCC acctTCTGTGGTTGAAGATGATCTTAGGGTTCTGTTTATGAGCTGTGGGGCAGCCGTCAAAGCATTCAAGTTCTTCCA
- the LOC117966355 gene encoding polypyrimidine tract-binding protein 1-like isoform X2 — translation MDGRLETDLYPMGSGYAAEIDSVHDITVGTKRGSDELFSSCVPNGPYIMSNSAAAANGNDSKKFKGDHRSPGVPSRVIHVRKLPNDVNEAEVISLGLPFGKVTNLLMLKGKNQAFLEMNTEEAAQTMVSYYSSVTPVLRNHPIFIQYSNHKELKTDNSPNQARAQAALQAVNAVQTGNVAMQGTVDTAGLGSQSPVLRIIVENLFYPVTLDVLHQIFSKFGTVLKIITFTKNNQFQALLQYADPLAAQHAKLSLDGQNIYNACCTLRIDFSKLTSLNVKYNNDKSRDYTRPDLPTGDSHPSIDHQSMAAAFGKEACFRLGAPGLISASPYGAAGFPSAFAIQQAAGMSMQGVPGALASLGIPGAAAAAAAGRMGFPGLASGHSVLLVSNLNPERVAPQCLFILFGVYGDVIRVKILFNKKENALVQMADSNQAQLAMSHMNGQKLHGKAIRVTLSKHQTVQLPREGQEDQGLTKDFSNSPLHRFKKPGSKNFQNIFPPSATLHLSNIPPSVVEDDLRVLFMSCGAAVKAFKFFQKDRKMALIQMGSVEEAIQSLIEFHNHDLGENHHLRVSFSKSTI, via the exons ATGGACGG cCGTCTAGAGACTGATTTGTATCCTATGGGATCCGGTTACGCTGCTGAAATAGA CAGTGTCCACGATATTACAGTTGGTACAAAG cggGGATCTGACGAACTTTTTTCCTCTTGCGTCCCTAACGGACCCTATATCATGAGCAATTCGGCTGCAGCAG CCAATGGCAACGACAGTAAGAAGTTTAAAGGAGACCACAGAAGTCCTGGGGTTCCCTCGCGTGTGATTCACGTGCGCAAACTTCCCAACGACGTCAATGAAGCCGAGGTCATTTCACTGGGACTGCCCTTCGGTAAAGTCACCAACCTGCTCATGCTCAAAGGAAAGAACCAG GCTTTCCTAGAAATGAACACAGAGGAAGCAGCACAAACGATGGTCAGTTACTACTCTTCAGTGACCCCTGTCCTGAGGAATCACCCCATTTTCATCCAGTACTCCAACCACAAGGAACTCAAGACAGACAATTCTCCTAATCAGGCG AGAGCACAAGCAGCCCTGCAGGCTGTGAACGCTGTCCAGACTGGGAATGTAGCGATGCAAGGCACTGTGGACACTGCTGGATTGGGCAGTCAGAGCCCCGTCCTGCGCATCATTGTAGAGAACCTCTTCTACCCTGTAACGCTGGACGTCCTGCACCAG attTTCTCCAAGTTTGGCACAGTGTTGAAGATAATCACATTTACCAAAAACAACCAGTTTCAGGCTCTCCTTCAGTATGCAGATCCCTTGGCTGCTCAGCATGCTAAACTG TCTCTGGATGGACAGAACATCTACAATGCTTGCTGCACTCTGCGCATTGACTTCTCCAAGCTGACCAGCCTGAATGTGAAATACAATAATGACAAGAGCCGTGACTACACCCGGCCTGACCTCCCGACTGGGGATAGCCATCCCTCCATCGACCATCAGAGCATGGCGGCCGCCTTTGGTAAGGAAGCCTGTTTCAGACTAG GTGCCCCTGGTCTAATCTCAGCCTCCCCCTATGGAGCTGCTGGGTTCCCATCTGCCTTTGCCATTCAACAGGCTGCAG GCATGTCGATGCAGGGTGTCCCCGGGGCGCTGGCCTCTCTGGGTATCCccggtgctgctgctgctgctgctgctggaagaATGGGCTTCCCTGGCCTCGCCTCGGGTCACTCAGTCCTGCTGGTCAGCAATCTGAACCCTGAG AGAGTTGCGCCCCAATGCCTCTTTATTCTTTTCG gtgTGTATGGCGATGTGATCAGAGTGAAGATCCTGTTCAACAAGAAAGAGAATGCCTTGGTACAGATGGCAGATTCCAATCAGGCTCAGCTGG CAATGAGCCACATGAATGGGCAGAAGCTGCACGGGAAGGCGATCAGGGTGACCCTGTCTAAACACCAGACAGTGCAGCTGCCTAGGGAGGGCCAGGAGGACCAGGGGCTCACCAAGGACTTCAGTAATTCTCCCCTCCACCGCTTCAAGAAGCCAGGCTCCAAGAACTTCCAGAACATCTTCCCTCCCTCTGCCACCCTCCACCTCTCAAACATCCC acctTCTGTGGTTGAAGATGATCTTAGGGTTCTGTTTATGAGCTGTGGGGCAGCCGTCAAAGCATTCAAGTTCTTCCA
- the LOC131721830 gene encoding uncharacterized protein KIAA1958-like: MNWHLGVTLVDLSNLVTWAHSHGTICRQTPGHQGALQLSPRGECTVMWLCAAGHAYNWPFTPLLPVSTASNPWGEEEGQEGGQPSGRKRKRSKQKHSRRSKLSLCEEATNVSSDLSDCSLLTQASTENRNEHDSCNGTAGDLSMEEGEPGEEIQPKTEAPSEEVNPDGSQKDFRVRVKEENGEFWVEYKAPSPQNLLQILEIASSPQDGDSKPFSLLGLPGESNTLAIHKVSHWDLSTPTAEDWGPNMGKSSRAAPPRGSIDCVILGQDCLAESHSDPKGPGVMPLELDECCKPRSPTRSKLETSSKDQALDPPIISEEQKEEAPSPGCAVVPLSFGENLLQDEQLNTPESKTPSRILGDIKMFKDWLLSQIPPETREVSSLLPRELDSHLAAFFGAVRRANGADFSANSLVFFHRGVERYLRSEGYGLSLTKSPEFSGSREALRSRFRELWRREKERETKAIEGLGFEEEEELRLKGVLSRLSPEGLLTLVLLNNTRAFGRAHLTQSWPVSWGEFRLVREAGVGDGGEGMTEYLEWRDFRGSEPHLRLYSTPENPERCPLQDFKEYVRRRSGGYLSPQDPLYVSCKPLNSAWEDTWYCRKALPKSKMEKMVKVLSQQVLAIRKKNGINSTGI, from the exons ATGAACTGGCACCTGGGCGTCACCCTggtcgacctgtcaaacctggtGACCTGGGCACACAGCCACGGGACCATCTGCCGACAGACCCCCGGGCACCAGGGAGCGCTGCAGCTGAGCCCGAGGGGCGAGTGCACTGTGATGTGGCTGTGTGCCGCTGGGCATGCTTACAACTGGCCCTTCACCCCTCTGTTACCTGTCAGCACTGCCTCCAACCcctggggagaggaggaggggcaaGAGGGGGGTCAACCGTCAGGGAGAAAGAGGAAACGAAGCAAGCAGAAGCACTCAAGAAGAAGCAAGCTCAGCCTCTGTGAAGAGGCCACCAACGTGAGCTCAGACCTGAGCGACTGCAGCCTCCTCACACAGGCCTCCACCGAGAACAGGAACGAGCACGACTCCTGCAACGGGACAGCAGGGGACCTCTCTATGGAAGAAGGGGAGCCAGGAGAGGAGATCCAACCCAAAACCGAGGCCCCATCTGAGGAGGTGAACCCTGACGGAAGCCAAAAGGACTTCAGAGTCAGGGTCAAGGAGGAAAACGGAGAGTTCTGGGTCGAATACAAGGCCCCCTCTCCACAAAACCTACTCCAGATCCTTGAGATTGCGTCTTCACCACAGGACGGGGACTCAAAGCCTTTCTCCCTTCTTGGTTTGCCTGGGGAATCCAATACCCTCGCCATCCACAAAGTGTCCCACTGGGATCTGAGCACTCCCACAGCTGAGGATTGGGGGCCGAACATGGGCAAGAGCAGCAGGGCCGCCCCCCCTAGAGGCTCCATTGACTGCGTCATTCTGGGACAGGACTGCCTCGCAGAGTCTCACTCCGATCCTAAAGGCCCAGGAGTCATGCCATTGGAGCTGGATGAATGCTGCAAACCCAGAAGCCCCACCAGGTCTAAACTAGAGACCTCCAGTAAAGACCAAGCCCTTGATCCACCCATTATCTCTGAGGAACAGAAAGAGGAGGCTCCCAGCCCTGGATGTGCCGTGGTTCCCCTGTCTTTCGGAGAGAACCTCCTCCAGGATG AACAGCTCAACACACCGGAGAGCAAGACTCCATCCCGCATCCTCGGTGACATCAAGATGTTCAAGGACTGGCTATTGTCACAGATCCCTCCGGAGACGAGAGAGGTGAGCTCCCTGCTTCCCCGAGAGCTGGACAGCCACCTGGCAGCCTTCTTCGGGGCGGTGCGGCGGGCCAACGGGGCTGACTTCAGCGCCAACTCCCTGGTGTTCTTCCATCGCGGCGTGGAGCGCTACCTGCGATCGGAGGGGTACGGGCTGAGCCTCACCAAATCCCCCGAGTTCTCCGGCTCCAGGGAGGCCCTCCGATCCCGTTTCCGAGAGCTGTGGCGCCGAGAGAAGGAGCGCGAGACGAAGGCCATCGAAGGACTGGGCTTCGAGGAAGAAGAGGAGCTCCGGCTGAAAGGAGTCTTGAGCCGGCTGAGCCCAGAGGGGCTGCTGACCCTCGTCCTGCTCAATAACACCAGGGCCTTCGGGAGGGCCCACCTCACCCAGAGCTGGCCCGTTTCCTGGGGGGAATTCCGGCTGGTGAGGGAGGCCGGGGTGGGCGATGGGGGTGAAGGGATGACGGAGTATCTGGAGTGGAGGGACTTCCGGGGGAGCGAACCCCACCTCCGCCTCTACAGCACCCCTGAGAATCCGGAGCGCTGCCCCCTGCAGGATTTTAAGGAGTACGTACGCAGGCGTTCAGGGGGCTACCTGAGCCCCCAGGACCCCCTTTACGTCTCCTGCAAGCCCCTGAACAGTGCTTGGGAGGACACCTGGTACTGCAGGAAGGCCCTGCCCAAATCCAAGATGGAGAAGATGGTGAAGGTACTAAGCCAGCAGGTTCTCGCTATACGGAAGAAAAATGGGATCAACTCCACAGGGATCTGA
- the LOC117401379 gene encoding thymic stromal cotransporter protein isoform X1 — protein sequence MGGFLTLVEPVVILNSIGSSFYDTALTLAIYSRCNETSGGQSDEAQTLSSDFFRVYSSLGSLVSLLSTVPLGRLADRRGQKVLLVVPQLGSILGKFFLLFLILYRLPLYVLYVGVCLHGICGGSPAYWSGVISLAAMRSGPRSRSMRLNSVDFVSGVAGIIGSLISGYVYRVKVSDGQTGVLLIFVSLLVCGAGLFYSAFILNYPAIAEREEGNQGCLALGDSSERGEMDRGAVALLFAAMILFVLGMSGAEKVICLFVLKPPLSWDSVWVGYGQAATNMMYLTSFAGVLLLSRWLSDPALILLGIVSNCTGMAIMAFAQHSWVYFTARGIMMFACIPMPTIRSQLSKLMDAQSYGRIFGWLQSSLAVTDVLSTFLFTGVYPLTLDWYSGFCFLLSALVSYLSAVPILYLNCRRARCGYSRLSGTDSPHSAINT from the exons ATGGGGGGGTTCCTGACCCTTGTGGAGCCTGTAGTGATTCTCAACAGCATCGGATCCTCCTTCTACGACACAGCCTTGACGTTGGCGATCTACAGCCGCTGCAACGAGACCTCGGGCGGACAGAGTGATGAAGCCCAGACTCTTTCCTCTGACTTCTTCCGGGTGTACAGCAGTCTCGGCTCCCTGGTCTCCCTGCTGTCCACAGTGCCCCTGGGGAGGCTGGCAGACCGCAGAGGGCAGAAGGTCCTCCTGGTGGTTCCCCAGCTTGGATCCATCTTGGGCAAGTTCTTCCTGCTATTCCTCATTCTGTACCGGCTCCCTCTCTATGTGCTCTATGTGGGTGTCTGCCTGCATGGCATCTGTGGAGGATCTCCTGCCTACTGGAGCGGTGTGATCTCCCTGGCCGCCATGAGATCAGGCCCCCGGTCACGGAGTATGAGACTCAACTCTGTAGACTTTGTCTCGGGGGTAGCCGGCATAATCGGAAGTCTGATCTCTGGGTACGTCTACCGGGTCAAAGTGAGCGATGGGCAAACTGGAGTCCTCTTGATCTTCGTCAGCCTGCTTGTGTGCGGGGCAGGTCTTTTCTACTCAGCCTTCATCCTAAATTACCCGGCCATTGCAGAGAGGGAGGAAGGGAATCAGGGCTGCCTTGCCTTGGGGGATTCATCCGAGCGAGGGGAGATGGATAGGGGAGCTGTAGCTCTCCTCTTTGCAGCTATGATCCTCTTTGTGTTGGGGATGTCCGGCGCTGAGAAGGTGATCTGTCTCTTCGTTCTCAAGCCTCCACTCAGCTGGGACTCTGTGTGGGTGGGTTATGGCCAGGCTGCCACCAACATGATGTACCTGACTAGCTTTGCTGGGGTGCTCCTGCTCTCTCGCTGGCTCAGTGATCCCGCGCTCATCCTACTTGGAATTGTCTCCAACTGTACCGGTATGGCCATCATGGCCTTTGCACAGCACAGCTGGGTCTACTTCACAG CTCGGGGAATCATGATGTTTGCCTGCATTCCCATGCCCACCATCCGCTCCCAGCTCTCTAAGCTCATGGATGCACAGTCGTATG GGCGTATCTTCGGCTGGCTCCAGTCCAGCTTGGCAGTGACAGACGTGCTCTCCACCTTCCTCTTCACTGGAGTGTACCCCCTCACCCTGGACTGGTACAGCGGCTTCTGCTTTCTGCTCTCCGCCTTAGTCAGCTACCTCAGCGCTGTGCCCATCCT ATACCTGAACTGCAGAAGGGCAAGATGTGGCTACAGCAGACTCTCTGGAACAGACTCCCCTCACAGTGCCATCAACACCTAG
- the LOC117966355 gene encoding polypyrimidine tract-binding protein 1-like isoform X3, with product MDGRLETDLYPMGSGYAAEIDSVHDITVGTKRGSDELFSSCVPNGPYIMSNSAAAANGNDSKKFKGDHRSPGVPSRVIHVRKLPNDVNEAEVISLGLPFGKVTNLLMLKGKNQAFLEMNTEEAAQTMVSYYSSVTPVLRNHPIFIQYSNHKELKTDNSPNQARAQAALQAVNAVQTGNVAMQGTVDTAGLGSQSPVLRIIVENLFYPVTLDVLHQIFSKFGTVLKIITFTKNNQFQALLQYADPLAAQHAKLSLDGQNIYNACCTLRIDFSKLTSLNVKYNNDKSRDYTRPDLPTGDSHPSIDHQSMAAAFGAPGLISASPYGAAGFPSAFAIQQAAGMSMQGVPGALASLGIPGAAAAAAAGRMGFPGLASGHSVLLVSNLNPERVAPQCLFILFGVYGDVIRVKILFNKKENALVQMADSNQAQLAMSHMNGQKLHGKAIRVTLSKHQTVQLPREGQEDQGLTKDFSNSPLHRFKKPGSKNFQNIFPPSATLHLSNIPPSVVEDDLRVLFMSCGAAVKAFKFFQKDRKMALIQMGSVEEAIQSLIEFHNHDLGENHHLRVSFSKSTI from the exons ATGGACGG cCGTCTAGAGACTGATTTGTATCCTATGGGATCCGGTTACGCTGCTGAAATAGA CAGTGTCCACGATATTACAGTTGGTACAAAG cggGGATCTGACGAACTTTTTTCCTCTTGCGTCCCTAACGGACCCTATATCATGAGCAATTCGGCTGCAGCAG CCAATGGCAACGACAGTAAGAAGTTTAAAGGAGACCACAGAAGTCCTGGGGTTCCCTCGCGTGTGATTCACGTGCGCAAACTTCCCAACGACGTCAATGAAGCCGAGGTCATTTCACTGGGACTGCCCTTCGGTAAAGTCACCAACCTGCTCATGCTCAAAGGAAAGAACCAG GCTTTCCTAGAAATGAACACAGAGGAAGCAGCACAAACGATGGTCAGTTACTACTCTTCAGTGACCCCTGTCCTGAGGAATCACCCCATTTTCATCCAGTACTCCAACCACAAGGAACTCAAGACAGACAATTCTCCTAATCAGGCG AGAGCACAAGCAGCCCTGCAGGCTGTGAACGCTGTCCAGACTGGGAATGTAGCGATGCAAGGCACTGTGGACACTGCTGGATTGGGCAGTCAGAGCCCCGTCCTGCGCATCATTGTAGAGAACCTCTTCTACCCTGTAACGCTGGACGTCCTGCACCAG attTTCTCCAAGTTTGGCACAGTGTTGAAGATAATCACATTTACCAAAAACAACCAGTTTCAGGCTCTCCTTCAGTATGCAGATCCCTTGGCTGCTCAGCATGCTAAACTG TCTCTGGATGGACAGAACATCTACAATGCTTGCTGCACTCTGCGCATTGACTTCTCCAAGCTGACCAGCCTGAATGTGAAATACAATAATGACAAGAGCCGTGACTACACCCGGCCTGACCTCCCGACTGGGGATAGCCATCCCTCCATCGACCATCAGAGCATGGCGGCCGCCTTTG GTGCCCCTGGTCTAATCTCAGCCTCCCCCTATGGAGCTGCTGGGTTCCCATCTGCCTTTGCCATTCAACAGGCTGCAG GCATGTCGATGCAGGGTGTCCCCGGGGCGCTGGCCTCTCTGGGTATCCccggtgctgctgctgctgctgctgctggaagaATGGGCTTCCCTGGCCTCGCCTCGGGTCACTCAGTCCTGCTGGTCAGCAATCTGAACCCTGAG AGAGTTGCGCCCCAATGCCTCTTTATTCTTTTCG gtgTGTATGGCGATGTGATCAGAGTGAAGATCCTGTTCAACAAGAAAGAGAATGCCTTGGTACAGATGGCAGATTCCAATCAGGCTCAGCTGG CAATGAGCCACATGAATGGGCAGAAGCTGCACGGGAAGGCGATCAGGGTGACCCTGTCTAAACACCAGACAGTGCAGCTGCCTAGGGAGGGCCAGGAGGACCAGGGGCTCACCAAGGACTTCAGTAATTCTCCCCTCCACCGCTTCAAGAAGCCAGGCTCCAAGAACTTCCAGAACATCTTCCCTCCCTCTGCCACCCTCCACCTCTCAAACATCCC acctTCTGTGGTTGAAGATGATCTTAGGGTTCTGTTTATGAGCTGTGGGGCAGCCGTCAAAGCATTCAAGTTCTTCCA
- the LOC117401379 gene encoding thymic stromal cotransporter homolog isoform X2, with protein sequence MGGFLTLVEPVVILNSIGSSFYDTALTLAIYSRCNETSGGQSDEAQTLSSDFFRVYSSLGSLVSLLSTVPLGRLADRRGQKVLLVVPQLGSILGKFFLLFLILYRLPLYVLYVGVCLHGICGGSPAYWSGVISLAAMRSGPRSRSMRLNSVDFVSGVAGIIGSLISGYVYRVKVSDGQTGVLLIFVSLLVCGAGLFYSAFILNYPAIAEREEGNQGCLALGDSSERGEMDRGAVALLFAAMILFVLGMSGAEKVICLFVLKPPLSWDSVWVGYGQAATNMMYLTSFAGVLLLSRWLSDPALILLGIVSNCTGMAIMAFAQHSWVYFTARGIMMFACIPMPTIRSQLSKLMDAQSYDT encoded by the exons ATGGGGGGGTTCCTGACCCTTGTGGAGCCTGTAGTGATTCTCAACAGCATCGGATCCTCCTTCTACGACACAGCCTTGACGTTGGCGATCTACAGCCGCTGCAACGAGACCTCGGGCGGACAGAGTGATGAAGCCCAGACTCTTTCCTCTGACTTCTTCCGGGTGTACAGCAGTCTCGGCTCCCTGGTCTCCCTGCTGTCCACAGTGCCCCTGGGGAGGCTGGCAGACCGCAGAGGGCAGAAGGTCCTCCTGGTGGTTCCCCAGCTTGGATCCATCTTGGGCAAGTTCTTCCTGCTATTCCTCATTCTGTACCGGCTCCCTCTCTATGTGCTCTATGTGGGTGTCTGCCTGCATGGCATCTGTGGAGGATCTCCTGCCTACTGGAGCGGTGTGATCTCCCTGGCCGCCATGAGATCAGGCCCCCGGTCACGGAGTATGAGACTCAACTCTGTAGACTTTGTCTCGGGGGTAGCCGGCATAATCGGAAGTCTGATCTCTGGGTACGTCTACCGGGTCAAAGTGAGCGATGGGCAAACTGGAGTCCTCTTGATCTTCGTCAGCCTGCTTGTGTGCGGGGCAGGTCTTTTCTACTCAGCCTTCATCCTAAATTACCCGGCCATTGCAGAGAGGGAGGAAGGGAATCAGGGCTGCCTTGCCTTGGGGGATTCATCCGAGCGAGGGGAGATGGATAGGGGAGCTGTAGCTCTCCTCTTTGCAGCTATGATCCTCTTTGTGTTGGGGATGTCCGGCGCTGAGAAGGTGATCTGTCTCTTCGTTCTCAAGCCTCCACTCAGCTGGGACTCTGTGTGGGTGGGTTATGGCCAGGCTGCCACCAACATGATGTACCTGACTAGCTTTGCTGGGGTGCTCCTGCTCTCTCGCTGGCTCAGTGATCCCGCGCTCATCCTACTTGGAATTGTCTCCAACTGTACCGGTATGGCCATCATGGCCTTTGCACAGCACAGCTGGGTCTACTTCACAG CTCGGGGAATCATGATGTTTGCCTGCATTCCCATGCCCACCATCCGCTCCCAGCTCTCTAAGCTCATGGATGCACAGTCGTATG ATACCTGA
- the LOC117966355 gene encoding polypyrimidine tract-binding protein 1-like isoform X4, translating into MSNSAAAANGNDSKKFKGDHRSPGVPSRVIHVRKLPNDVNEAEVISLGLPFGKVTNLLMLKGKNQAFLEMNTEEAAQTMVSYYSSVTPVLRNHPIFIQYSNHKELKTDNSPNQARAQAALQAVNAVQTGNVAMQGTVDTAGLGSQSPVLRIIVENLFYPVTLDVLHQIFSKFGTVLKIITFTKNNQFQALLQYADPLAAQHAKLSLDGQNIYNACCTLRIDFSKLTSLNVKYNNDKSRDYTRPDLPTGDSHPSIDHQSMAAAFAHASPRWPDVGCFFPAGAPGLISASPYGAAGFPSAFAIQQAAGMSMQGVPGALASLGIPGAAAAAAAGRMGFPGLASGHSVLLVSNLNPERVAPQCLFILFGVYGDVIRVKILFNKKENALVQMADSNQAQLAMSHMNGQKLHGKAIRVTLSKHQTVQLPREGQEDQGLTKDFSNSPLHRFKKPGSKNFQNIFPPSATLHLSNIPPSVVEDDLRVLFMSCGAAVKAFKFFQKDRKMALIQMGSVEEAIQSLIEFHNHDLGENHHLRVSFSKSTI; encoded by the exons ATGAGCAATTCGGCTGCAGCAG CCAATGGCAACGACAGTAAGAAGTTTAAAGGAGACCACAGAAGTCCTGGGGTTCCCTCGCGTGTGATTCACGTGCGCAAACTTCCCAACGACGTCAATGAAGCCGAGGTCATTTCACTGGGACTGCCCTTCGGTAAAGTCACCAACCTGCTCATGCTCAAAGGAAAGAACCAG GCTTTCCTAGAAATGAACACAGAGGAAGCAGCACAAACGATGGTCAGTTACTACTCTTCAGTGACCCCTGTCCTGAGGAATCACCCCATTTTCATCCAGTACTCCAACCACAAGGAACTCAAGACAGACAATTCTCCTAATCAGGCG AGAGCACAAGCAGCCCTGCAGGCTGTGAACGCTGTCCAGACTGGGAATGTAGCGATGCAAGGCACTGTGGACACTGCTGGATTGGGCAGTCAGAGCCCCGTCCTGCGCATCATTGTAGAGAACCTCTTCTACCCTGTAACGCTGGACGTCCTGCACCAG attTTCTCCAAGTTTGGCACAGTGTTGAAGATAATCACATTTACCAAAAACAACCAGTTTCAGGCTCTCCTTCAGTATGCAGATCCCTTGGCTGCTCAGCATGCTAAACTG TCTCTGGATGGACAGAACATCTACAATGCTTGCTGCACTCTGCGCATTGACTTCTCCAAGCTGACCAGCCTGAATGTGAAATACAATAATGACAAGAGCCGTGACTACACCCGGCCTGACCTCCCGACTGGGGATAGCCATCCCTCCATCGACCATCAGAGCATGGCGGCCGCCTTTG CACATGCTTCTCCCCGCTGGCCTGATGTTGGCTGCTTCTTTCCTGCAGGTGCCCCTGGTCTAATCTCAGCCTCCCCCTATGGAGCTGCTGGGTTCCCATCTGCCTTTGCCATTCAACAGGCTGCAG GCATGTCGATGCAGGGTGTCCCCGGGGCGCTGGCCTCTCTGGGTATCCccggtgctgctgctgctgctgctgctggaagaATGGGCTTCCCTGGCCTCGCCTCGGGTCACTCAGTCCTGCTGGTCAGCAATCTGAACCCTGAG AGAGTTGCGCCCCAATGCCTCTTTATTCTTTTCG gtgTGTATGGCGATGTGATCAGAGTGAAGATCCTGTTCAACAAGAAAGAGAATGCCTTGGTACAGATGGCAGATTCCAATCAGGCTCAGCTGG CAATGAGCCACATGAATGGGCAGAAGCTGCACGGGAAGGCGATCAGGGTGACCCTGTCTAAACACCAGACAGTGCAGCTGCCTAGGGAGGGCCAGGAGGACCAGGGGCTCACCAAGGACTTCAGTAATTCTCCCCTCCACCGCTTCAAGAAGCCAGGCTCCAAGAACTTCCAGAACATCTTCCCTCCCTCTGCCACCCTCCACCTCTCAAACATCCC acctTCTGTGGTTGAAGATGATCTTAGGGTTCTGTTTATGAGCTGTGGGGCAGCCGTCAAAGCATTCAAGTTCTTCCA